The following are from one region of the Mesorhizobium sp. B2-8-5 genome:
- a CDS encoding ABC transporter permease, whose protein sequence is MSAVFEQIFQVGFLAAIIRIATPLAFATLGEMFSERAGVLNLGIEGIMLLSAMAGFTAASLSGSLWLGVLVAVLTGMLMGALHALFTVALGLSQHVCGIGVTLFSSGLAYFLYRLIFGQQSVPPSITGFKPLAIPLLSDIPVLGPAVFNQFTLVYLAIIAVPLAAFVLYRTPWGLSVRMVGENPRAADSAGVSVIATRFQAVILGGALMGLAGAFLTMAQFNAFTFGVVSGRGWVAIALVVFGRWDPWRSAGAALLFAFVDALQLRMQASGLGQVPYEAFLMLPFIFTIVAMAVMSRNAVAPSALLKPFRREER, encoded by the coding sequence ATGAGTGCGGTGTTCGAGCAGATTTTCCAGGTCGGCTTCCTCGCCGCCATCATCCGCATCGCCACGCCGCTCGCCTTCGCCACGCTGGGCGAAATGTTTTCCGAGCGCGCAGGCGTGCTCAATCTCGGCATCGAGGGCATCATGCTGTTGTCGGCGATGGCGGGCTTCACCGCCGCCAGCCTGAGCGGCAGCCTGTGGCTGGGCGTGCTTGTCGCGGTGTTGACCGGCATGCTGATGGGCGCGCTGCATGCGCTGTTCACGGTGGCACTCGGCCTCAGCCAGCATGTCTGCGGCATCGGCGTGACATTGTTCTCATCCGGCCTTGCCTACTTCCTCTATCGGCTGATCTTCGGCCAGCAATCGGTGCCGCCAAGCATTACCGGCTTCAAGCCGCTGGCTATCCCGCTGCTCTCGGACATTCCGGTTCTAGGCCCGGCCGTGTTCAACCAGTTCACGCTCGTTTATCTCGCCATCATCGCCGTCCCGCTCGCTGCCTTCGTGCTCTACCGCACGCCGTGGGGACTGTCCGTGCGCATGGTCGGCGAGAACCCGCGCGCGGCGGACTCGGCCGGCGTCAGCGTGATCGCCACACGCTTTCAGGCGGTGATCCTCGGCGGCGCCCTGATGGGCCTTGCCGGCGCCTTCCTCACCATGGCGCAGTTCAACGCCTTCACCTTCGGCGTCGTCTCCGGTCGTGGCTGGGTGGCGATCGCGCTGGTGGTGTTCGGCCGCTGGGATCCCTGGCGCTCGGCGGGCGCCGCGCTGCTCTTCGCCTTCGTCGACGCGCTGCAGCTCAGGATGCAAGCGAGCGGCCTCGGCCAGGTCCCCTACGAAGCGTTCCTGATGCTGCCTTTCATCTTCACCATCGTCGCCATGGCCGTCATGTCGCGCAACGCCGTGGCGCCATCGGCGCTGCTGAAGCCGTTTCGGAGGGAAGAGCGGTAG
- a CDS encoding ABC transporter permease: MFRLEARTSTPAWFNLALPLLAIAATLILCSGLIAIAGAGVVEAYGVMLSASLGDSYALTETLVRAAPMIFTGLAVAIAFRAKFWNIGAEGQLLAGAVASCFVGAIPMPGYLAMLLMALAGAAAGALVALVPATLRVRFKVDDVVSSLLFNSVIYYALMALIEGPWKDTFSGYPISPPIEDSANFPVLVEGTRLHLGVVVALIAAPLCWFLIARTTLGFRIRVTGENPEAARYGGINVQRVLLSTALLSGALAGLAGVGEVGGVHFQVMSDISPGYGYSGIVVAMLARLNPLGVVPAAIFLAAVMTGAEAMSRATGVPAFLSDVIQGTALLAMLVALLFTAYRVRRVGAQT, translated from the coding sequence ATGTTTCGCCTCGAAGCCCGCACCTCGACACCCGCCTGGTTCAATCTCGCGCTGCCGCTGTTGGCCATCGCCGCGACGCTCATCCTGTGCAGCGGCCTGATCGCCATTGCCGGCGCCGGCGTGGTCGAAGCCTATGGCGTGATGCTGTCCGCCTCGCTCGGCGACAGCTACGCCCTCACGGAAACCCTGGTGCGCGCCGCACCCATGATCTTCACCGGCCTTGCGGTGGCCATCGCCTTCCGCGCAAAATTCTGGAACATCGGCGCCGAGGGCCAATTGCTCGCCGGCGCGGTGGCAAGCTGCTTCGTCGGCGCCATCCCGATGCCGGGCTATCTCGCCATGCTGTTGATGGCGCTGGCGGGCGCCGCGGCAGGCGCGCTCGTCGCGCTGGTCCCCGCCACTTTGCGCGTAAGATTCAAGGTCGACGACGTGGTGAGCTCGCTGCTCTTCAACTCGGTCATCTATTACGCGCTGATGGCGCTGATCGAGGGGCCGTGGAAGGACACCTTCTCCGGCTATCCGATCTCGCCGCCGATCGAGGACTCGGCCAATTTCCCGGTGCTGGTCGAGGGCACAAGGCTGCATCTCGGCGTGGTCGTGGCGCTGATCGCCGCACCCCTTTGCTGGTTCCTGATCGCGCGCACCACGCTCGGCTTCAGGATTCGCGTCACCGGCGAGAACCCGGAAGCCGCGCGCTATGGCGGCATCAATGTGCAGCGGGTGCTCCTGTCCACCGCGCTGCTCTCCGGCGCGCTGGCCGGGCTCGCCGGCGTCGGCGAGGTCGGCGGCGTGCACTTCCAGGTGATGAGCGACATCTCGCCGGGCTATGGTTATTCGGGCATCGTCGTCGCGATGCTTGCCAGGCTCAACCCGCTCGGCGTGGTGCCGGCGGCGATCTTCCTGGCCGCGGTCATGACCGGCGCCGAGGCGATGTCGCGCGCCACCGGCGTGCCGGCTTTCCTCAGCGACGTCATTCAGGGCACGGCGCTGCTGGCCATGCTGGTGGCGCTGCTGTTCACCGCCTACCGCGTCCGCCGCGTGGGAGCGCAGACATGA
- a CDS encoding ABC transporter ATP-binding protein yields the protein MSAPLIEMRGITKSFGAVKANEAVDLSVAPGEILGLLGENGAGKTTLMNVLFGAYAPDAGEILVEGRPVAIHNSADALAAGIGMVHQHFHLAPRLTVLENLLIGIPGKSGRIDRARGLARLDEISRQYGLSLDPSLPVSALSVGEQQRLEIIKALFRGARLLILDEPTAVLAPSEVDGLFAALRSMAAQGLGIIFISHKLNEVRALTHRCVVLRHGKVAGRVDHPASTTSAEMAKLMCGHEIVPPVKEASTPGAAALTLDGISTSGHAGTPLRDVSLLVRAGEILGIAGVSGNGQRALADVISGMLAPKAGAMTIAGKAVAQFSPRELQAFGLGRIPEDRMTTGLVTNLPLADSMVLPRIGTEAFSRRGLLDPAAIRAFAEAQIKAYDIRCPGPMVRAGALSGGNLQKALLARELAFDPKVLIVSQPTRGLDIGAARFIHEKFLAMRAKGCGIIVIGEDLEELLMLSDRIAVMYEGRIAGTLPSAHATVARLGLMMTGAGRTEEAA from the coding sequence TTGTCCGCCCCACTCATCGAAATGCGCGGCATCACCAAGAGCTTCGGCGCCGTCAAGGCGAACGAGGCCGTCGACCTCAGCGTGGCGCCGGGCGAGATCCTCGGCCTGCTTGGCGAGAACGGCGCCGGCAAGACGACGCTGATGAACGTGCTGTTCGGCGCCTATGCGCCGGACGCCGGCGAGATCCTGGTCGAAGGCAGGCCCGTCGCCATCCACAATTCGGCCGATGCGCTCGCCGCCGGCATCGGCATGGTGCACCAGCATTTCCACCTCGCGCCGCGGCTGACGGTGCTGGAAAACCTCCTGATCGGCATTCCCGGCAAATCCGGCCGCATCGACCGTGCGCGCGGGCTTGCCCGCCTGGACGAAATCAGCCGGCAGTATGGGCTGAGCCTCGACCCAAGCCTGCCGGTCTCGGCGCTGTCGGTCGGCGAGCAGCAGCGGCTGGAGATCATCAAGGCGCTGTTTCGCGGCGCCAGGCTTTTGATCCTCGACGAACCGACGGCGGTGCTGGCGCCTTCTGAGGTCGATGGCCTGTTCGCCGCCCTGCGCTCGATGGCGGCGCAAGGGCTCGGCATCATCTTCATCTCGCATAAGCTGAATGAAGTTCGCGCCCTCACCCATCGCTGCGTGGTGCTGCGCCACGGCAAGGTCGCCGGCCGCGTCGACCATCCGGCAAGTACCACATCGGCGGAAATGGCGAAGCTGATGTGCGGCCACGAAATCGTGCCACCGGTCAAGGAGGCTTCGACGCCCGGCGCCGCCGCGCTGACGCTCGACGGCATTTCCACCTCCGGCCATGCCGGCACGCCGCTGCGCGACGTCTCGCTTCTCGTCCGCGCGGGCGAGATCCTGGGCATCGCCGGCGTCTCCGGCAACGGCCAGCGGGCGCTCGCCGACGTCATTTCCGGCATGCTGGCGCCCAAGGCCGGCGCGATGACGATAGCCGGCAAAGCGGTTGCGCAATTTTCGCCGCGCGAGCTGCAGGCGTTCGGCCTCGGCCGCATACCGGAAGACCGGATGACGACCGGCCTCGTCACCAATCTGCCTTTGGCCGACTCCATGGTGCTGCCGCGTATCGGCACCGAGGCCTTCAGCCGCAGGGGGCTGCTCGATCCGGCCGCGATCCGTGCCTTCGCCGAAGCGCAGATCAAGGCCTACGATATTCGCTGCCCCGGCCCGATGGTGCGCGCCGGCGCGCTGTCCGGCGGCAATCTGCAGAAGGCGCTGCTGGCGCGTGAACTCGCCTTCGATCCGAAAGTGCTGATCGTCTCGCAGCCGACGCGCGGGCTCGATATCGGCGCCGCCCGCTTCATCCACGAGAAGTTCCTGGCCATGCGCGCCAAGGGCTGCGGCATCATCGTCATCGGCGAGGACCTCGAGGAATTGCTGATGCTCTCGGATCGCATCGCCGTGATGTATGAGGGCCGCATCGCCGGCACGCTTCCCAGCGCGCATGCCACCGTCGCAAGGCTCGGCCTGATGATGACCGGCGCAGGGCGCACCGAGGAGGCGGCCTGA